A genomic region of Pseudomonas abietaniphila contains the following coding sequences:
- a CDS encoding efflux RND transporter periplasmic adaptor subunit, giving the protein MSSEKVPSSKRLMLTGVGGLTLAALLVANGLAARTRHEHAVAAWTESQSVPVVTVVSPSQNAQGDTLQLPARLEAWSKASINARVSGYLKDWSADIGTQVQAGQVLAQIDSPELDQQLAQTRAHLAQQQATARIAETTAARWQHLLATHSVSQQEVDEKVSAATAAKADMQAAAADCQRLSDLAAYKTIRAPFSGTITARNTDIGQLIKADDGGGTPLFSMADTHRLRLYVPIPQNYASVIRPGMQVRLSVPEHPGKTYTATLMGDSTAIDPRSGTLLAQFVADNPDGALLPGDYADATLPVSAGSHGMSIPASALIFRAKGTQVATMDTTGHVHLRNIHIAMDLGDRLVIDQGLQAADKVIDNPPDALRENDPVQLADAGGEHAPKA; this is encoded by the coding sequence ATGTCGTCTGAAAAAGTCCCTTCGAGCAAGCGCCTGATGCTCACCGGCGTGGGCGGCCTGACCCTGGCGGCGTTGCTGGTCGCCAACGGGCTGGCGGCTCGCACGCGGCACGAACACGCTGTCGCCGCCTGGACCGAAAGCCAGTCGGTGCCAGTGGTGACCGTGGTGTCGCCATCGCAAAACGCCCAGGGCGACACCCTGCAACTGCCGGCGCGCCTGGAAGCGTGGAGCAAGGCGTCGATCAACGCCCGGGTCAGCGGTTACCTTAAAGACTGGAGCGCGGACATCGGCACCCAGGTTCAGGCCGGTCAGGTACTCGCGCAGATCGACAGCCCGGAACTCGATCAGCAACTGGCCCAGACCCGCGCCCACCTCGCGCAACAACAGGCCACCGCGCGGATTGCCGAAACCACCGCCGCGCGCTGGCAACATCTGCTGGCGACGCATTCGGTGTCGCAACAGGAAGTGGATGAGAAAGTCTCCGCAGCCACCGCCGCAAAGGCCGACATGCAAGCGGCCGCAGCCGACTGTCAGCGGCTGTCCGACCTTGCTGCCTACAAGACCATTCGCGCGCCTTTCAGCGGCACCATCACGGCGCGCAACACCGACATCGGTCAGTTGATCAAGGCTGACGACGGCGGTGGCACGCCGTTGTTCAGCATGGCCGACACCCATCGCCTGCGTTTGTATGTGCCGATTCCGCAGAATTACGCCAGCGTCATCCGTCCAGGCATGCAGGTGCGACTGAGCGTGCCCGAGCACCCCGGCAAGACCTATACCGCGACACTGATGGGCGACTCCACGGCGATCGATCCGCGCTCCGGCACCCTGCTCGCCCAATTCGTTGCCGACAACCCAGACGGTGCCCTGCTGCCAGGCGACTACGCCGACGCGACCTTGCCGGTGAGCGCTGGCAGCCACGGCATGAGCATCCCTGCCAGCGCGCTGATCTTCCGTGCCAAGGGCACGCAGGTGGCGACCATGGACACGACGGGGCATGTGCACCTGCGCAACATCCATATCGCGATGGACCTGGGAGATCGGCTGGTGATCGATCAGGGGCTTCAGGCGGCCGACAAGGTGATCGACAACCCGCCCGATGCGTTGCGTGAAAACGACCCGGTTCAGTTGGCCGACGCGGGAGGTGAGCATGCGCCCAAGGCTTGA